Proteins from one Penicillium digitatum chromosome 2, complete sequence genomic window:
- a CDS encoding metalloprotease gives MSTELDELRRLLAEEQRLRAEEQRLRAEEQRLRAEEQRLWVEEQRLRAEDRERTLKTSLPTFLDGLHTHLFLGLGVQQDKTKSTCGDPVNATNKLRPRKLKAWGSFAKEQVDIWRLLMDSSLVEDRLFTSLHTLEETGESIRRQLVGSELDLHHFLRQTVEDYISKIIEELYNDPTLRQVFGLRGSIRFENHSNTLSPERELEEGMQNIDIRGRRRSPRLAAQEQSASSNTATRDPRTPPPERSSRPGANQFCVYNIPSQSSESVHRIAAYIKEYKSPHKVKLGHIYEGLEDMDIDKVVEQEKNETLKVRFHRAIAGLLVQPYDYMIRAGTEMGVLSTGEADIYLRIGEDPGTLLYHLSVPKGDVGDYTGWDPHSSGPNRLHLTAVGQSLAFTLQALKLRPRNQAWRQQAINSLPRWKVVVADILGSIPDAEVPSSEYRPPRTNGFLRMSPIQLRRKRHNLIVGSCHSIDAQGNSDDDQPDPHTPSRDPRIYRNIERRHPPPTHPTHTPATQGSSAENNRRYCTLNCLRGLLYGGELDQACPNFLDHGTTRHVINAKSFIKLLRHQLSKTVNADCEVLGIHGSCGALLKVTLSSHGYTVPAKCTVPEFSEHLRHEAAIYDKLRPIQGIYIPFYLGSIDLVHPYSYDGIAILKHMMLLSPGGQPLDLALKEMTQNCLIAKMKESLSGIHRLNVLHKDPAPRNWLYNPESKKVVFFDFEMAEIIDLRPILGIISPNGKRKLTPYDGLDEKLLSGFARETNKAVQELRCWNRQVRF, from the coding sequence ATGTCCACAGAACTTGACGAGCTGCGGCGCCTTCTTGCAGaggagcaacgtcttcgtgcagaggagcaacgtcttcgtgcagaggagcaacgtcttcgTGCAGAGGAGCAACGTCTTTGGGTAGaggagcaacgtcttcgTGCAGAGGATCGGGAGAGGACATTAAAAACCAGCCTGCCCACATTTCTCGATGGTCTCCATACCCACCTCTTCCTCGGTCTTGGAGTTCAGCAGGATAAGACAAAATCCACGTGTGGAGATCCCGTAAATGCGACCAACAAACTGCGCCCCAGAAAACTTAAAGCTTGGGGATCTTTCGCGAAAGAACAAGTGGATATTTGGCGATTGCTGATGGATTCATCACTTGTGGAAGACAGACTGTTCACTTCCCTTCATACCCTGGAAGAAACGGGAGAAAGCATTCGACGGCAGCTCGTCGGCTCCGAACTTGACCTTCACCACTTTCTTCGCCAGACCGTTGAGGACTATATTTCGAAAATCATCGAAGAGCTCTACAATGATCCAACACTACGACAAGTATTTGGGTTAAGAGGGTCGATCCGTTTTGAAAATCACTCCAATACACTAAGCCCTGAGCGGGAACTTGAGGAGGGAATGCAGAATATCGATATTCGTGGCCGGCGACGTTCACCGCGTTTAGCTGCCCAAGAACAAAGCGCATCAAGCAATACAGCAACGCGTGACCCGAGAACCCCGCCTCCGGAACGAAGCAGTAGGCCTGGTGCTAACCAATTCTGCGTCTATAACATTCCCAGTCAATCATCCGAATCGGTCCATCGCATTGCAGCCTATATTAAGGAGTATAAGTCTCCGCATAAGGTGAAACTAGGCCATATTTATGAAGGGCTAGAGGATATGGACATTGATAAAGTGGTTGAGCAAGAAAAAAACGAGACCCTAAAAGTTCGGTTCCATCGCGCGATTGCTGGGCTTCTCGTGCAGCCATATGACTATATGATTCGCGCTGGTACGGAAATGGGAGTCCTAAGTACTGGCGAAGCTGATATCTATCTACGAATTGGGGAAGATCCTGGGACGCTTTTGTACCACCTCTCTGTTCCAAAGGGAGATGTTGGGGATTACACTGGCTGGGACCCCCATTCGAGTGGCCCAAATCGTCTGCATTTAACTGCGGTGGGACAGTCTCTTGCTTTCACCCTCCAGGCGCTCAAGTTGCGGCCTCGGAACCAGGCTTGGAGGCAGCAAGCAATCAACTCGTTGCCAAGGTGGAAAGTGGTTGTCGCAGATATTCTGGGCAGTATCCCAGATGCTGAGGTACCGTCCTCCGAATATCGCCCTCCACGGACAAATGGTTTTCTTCGAATGTCTCCGATACAACTACGTCGCAAGCGACACAACCTGATCGTGGGTAGTTGCCATTCAATAGACGCACAAGGTAATTCAGACGACGACCAACCTGACCCCCACACGCCGAGTCGCGATCCGCGCATTTATCGCAACATCGAACGGAGGCATCCACCGCCGACCCATCCAACGCATACGCCAGCTACGCAAGGATCATCAGCAGAAAACAACCGGCGCTACTGCACGTTAAACTGTCTACGCGGATTGCTCTATGGGGGTGAGCTAGATCAGGCTTGCCCCAATTTCCTTGATCATGGCACAACGCGTCATGTCATAAACGCAAAATCTTTCATCAAGCTGTTGCGGCATCAATTGTCTAAGACTGTCAATGCCGATTGTGAAGTACTGGGTATACATGGTTCTTGTGGTGCTCTTTTGAAAGTAACGTTATCCTCGCACGGATACACTGTGCCTGCAAAATGCACCGTCCCAGAGTTCTCGGAACACCTTCGGCACGAAGCTGCTATATACGATAAGCTACGTCCAATCCAAGGCATATACATCCCTTTCTATCTTGGAAGCATCGACTTGGTTCATCCGTACAGCTACGACGGCATCGCAATTCTTAAACATATGATGCTATTGAGTCCGGGTGGACAGCCTCTTGACCTAGCACTCAAGGAAATGACTCAGAATTGCTTAATTGCTAAGATGAAAGAGTCACTCTCAGGGATACACCGTCTGAATGTTCTTCATAAGGATCCAGCCCCGCGGAATTGGTTGTACAAtccagaaagcaaaaaggtggtcttttttgattttgagatgGCCGAGATCATCGATTTACGACCCATCTTGGGGATAATTTCACCAAATGGCAAACGAAAACTGACACCATATGATGGACTTGATGAGAAGCTGCTTTCGGGTTTCGCGAGAGAAACGAATAAAGCAGTGCAGGAGTTGCGATGTTGGAATAGACAAGTGAGGTTCTAG